The Muricauda sp. SCSIO 65647 genome includes a region encoding these proteins:
- a CDS encoding SDR family NAD(P)-dependent oxidoreductase yields MKNVALITGASSGIGKELARIHAEQGGDLVIVARSKEKLEALKSELESNHGVQVKIIAKDLTVSNAPREIYDEVSNTGIEVEYLINNAGFGGRGKFYERSWEQDLAMIDLNVVALTALTRHFLPGFVSRNQGRILNVSSTASFMPGPLQAVYYATKAYVTFFGNAIAEELHDTNITVTTLMPGATETEFAKVSGMDKTDLFDKTVSARSVAKDGYDGMLNGKLDVVSGLRTNQKLMMKMIPFMPKKMLLKQIRKLQEAN; encoded by the coding sequence ATGAAAAATGTAGCATTGATCACAGGAGCTTCAAGCGGAATTGGAAAAGAATTGGCACGAATTCATGCTGAGCAAGGCGGTGATTTGGTCATCGTGGCCCGTAGCAAAGAAAAACTGGAAGCTTTAAAATCAGAACTGGAATCGAATCATGGCGTACAGGTAAAGATCATCGCCAAAGACCTAACGGTCAGTAATGCCCCAAGAGAAATCTACGACGAGGTCAGCAATACGGGAATCGAGGTCGAATATCTGATCAACAATGCCGGTTTTGGAGGGCGCGGTAAATTCTATGAACGATCTTGGGAACAAGATCTGGCCATGATCGATCTGAACGTAGTGGCCCTGACCGCTCTGACCCGCCATTTTTTGCCCGGTTTTGTTTCGAGAAACCAGGGCAGAATCTTGAATGTATCGTCAACGGCCAGTTTCATGCCAGGCCCATTACAGGCCGTTTACTACGCGACCAAAGCCTATGTCACCTTTTTTGGCAACGCCATTGCCGAAGAACTGCACGACACCAATATCACCGTCACCACCTTGATGCCAGGCGCCACCGAGACAGAGTTTGCCAAGGTATCGGGTATGGACAAGACCGATCTTTTTGACAAGACCGTCAGCGCCAGAAGCGTGGCCAAAGATGGTTATGACGGCATGTTGAACGGAAAGCTCGATGTGGTTTCCGGGCTCAGGACAAACCAAAAATTAATGATGAAAATGATTCCTTTCATGCCCAAGAAAATGTTGTTGAAACAGATTCGAAAGCTACAAGAGGCAAATTAG
- the scpA gene encoding methylmalonyl-CoA mutase, with product MKRKNVQHLELVSDRPTEVRGPQKEEHQDFVAGIPPYLRGPYSTMYVRRPWTIRQYAGFSTAEESNAFYRRNLEAGQKGLSVAFDLPTHRGYDSDHERVVGDVGKAGVAIDSVEDMKILFDGIPLDKMSVSMTMNGAVLPVMAFYIVAAEEQGVKPEQLAGTIQNDILKEFMVRNTYIYPPTPSIQIIADIFEYTSKYMPRFNSISISGYHMHEAGATAAIELAYTLADGLEYIRTGLRAGLKIDEFAPRLSFFWGIGMNHFMEIAKMRAGRMLWAKLVKQFDPQNAKSMALRTHCQTSGWSLTEQDPFNNVARTTIEAAAAAFGGTQSLHTNALDEAIALPTDFSARIARNTQLYLQEETHITRTVDPWAGSHYVESLTEQLAAEAWNLLQEVEELGGMTKAIEAGIPKMRIEQAAAKKQARIDGGKEVIVGVNKYVLEEEDDLQILEVDNQRVRQQQVARIEKVKAERDEKRVASCLQSIAEAAKAKLGGKGDNLLALSVEAARARATLGEISDAMEKAFGRHEAEIKSFTGVYAKELKEDPLFEKARKLSDQIAEQEGRRPRIMIAKMGQDGHDRGAKVVATAYADLGFDVDIGPLFQTPKEAAQQAVENDVHVIGVSSLAAGHKTLVPKVIEALKELGREDILVIVGGVIPKQDYPFLYDAGAVGIYGPGTKISEAAIDILNVLKH from the coding sequence ATGAAAAGAAAAAACGTCCAGCATTTAGAATTGGTTTCAGACCGACCTACAGAGGTCAGGGGTCCCCAAAAAGAAGAACACCAAGATTTTGTTGCCGGTATCCCGCCCTATCTGCGTGGGCCGTACTCGACCATGTATGTAAGACGCCCGTGGACCATTAGGCAGTATGCCGGGTTCTCTACGGCTGAAGAAAGCAATGCATTTTATCGACGCAATCTTGAAGCGGGACAAAAGGGATTATCGGTAGCTTTTGATTTACCGACCCACCGTGGTTATGACAGTGATCATGAACGCGTGGTGGGTGATGTGGGCAAGGCTGGTGTGGCCATCGATAGTGTTGAAGACATGAAGATCCTGTTTGATGGCATACCACTTGATAAAATGTCGGTTTCGATGACCATGAACGGAGCGGTGCTGCCAGTGATGGCCTTTTATATTGTTGCGGCCGAAGAACAGGGTGTAAAACCCGAACAGTTGGCGGGTACCATCCAGAATGATATCTTAAAGGAGTTCATGGTGCGTAATACCTATATCTATCCTCCTACACCTTCCATCCAAATTATTGCCGATATTTTTGAATACACCAGCAAGTATATGCCCCGTTTCAACAGTATCAGTATCTCAGGATATCATATGCACGAGGCTGGTGCAACAGCAGCGATTGAGTTGGCGTATACCTTGGCCGACGGATTGGAATATATCAGAACGGGGCTGAGGGCAGGACTCAAAATAGATGAATTTGCCCCAAGACTTTCCTTTTTCTGGGGAATTGGGATGAACCATTTCATGGAAATCGCCAAAATGCGTGCTGGTCGAATGTTGTGGGCCAAGCTGGTGAAACAGTTTGATCCCCAGAACGCAAAATCTATGGCATTGCGAACGCATTGTCAGACCAGTGGATGGAGCCTTACCGAGCAAGATCCCTTCAACAATGTGGCCAGAACCACGATCGAGGCGGCCGCGGCAGCCTTTGGTGGTACCCAAAGCCTGCATACCAATGCATTGGATGAGGCCATAGCGCTGCCTACCGACTTTTCGGCCCGTATTGCCCGAAACACGCAATTATATTTACAGGAAGAAACCCATATTACCCGTACGGTAGATCCTTGGGCGGGCAGCCATTATGTAGAATCATTGACCGAACAGCTTGCGGCGGAAGCCTGGAATCTTCTTCAAGAGGTCGAAGAGCTGGGGGGCATGACAAAGGCGATAGAGGCGGGCATACCCAAGATGCGAATTGAGCAGGCCGCTGCCAAAAAGCAAGCTCGAATCGATGGAGGAAAAGAAGTGATCGTCGGCGTCAACAAATATGTGTTGGAAGAAGAAGATGACCTTCAGATATTGGAGGTCGATAATCAGCGGGTGCGGCAGCAACAGGTTGCAAGAATCGAAAAGGTGAAAGCTGAAAGAGACGAAAAAAGAGTAGCTTCATGCCTGCAATCCATTGCAGAGGCGGCTAAGGCCAAGTTAGGGGGCAAGGGCGATAATCTATTGGCATTGTCGGTCGAAGCGGCCCGGGCCAGGGCCACTTTGGGTGAAATCAGTGATGCGATGGAAAAAGCCTTTGGCCGCCATGAAGCAGAAATAAAATCATTTACAGGTGTGTACGCAAAAGAATTGAAAGAAGACCCACTTTTTGAAAAGGCGAGAAAACTCTCTGACCAAATAGCGGAACAAGAGGGTAGAAGACCGCGCATCATGATTGCCAAGATGGGGCAAGATGGGCATGACCGTGGGGCAAAGGTAGTGGCCACGGCCTATGCCGACTTGGGCTTTGATGTTGATATCGGCCCGTTGTTCCAAACGCCTAAAGAGGCGGCCCAGCAGGCTGTTGAAAACGATGTGCACGTCATTGGGGTGTCGTCATTGGCGGCCGGCCATAAGACCTTGGTTCCTAAAGTGATCGAAGCATTGAAAGAACTGGGCCGCGAAGATATTTTGGTCATCGTAGGAGGGGTGATTCCGAAACAAGATTACCCGTTTTTGTATGACGCCGGAGCGGTCGGCATTTACGGTCCGGGCACAAAAATATCAGAGGCCGCAATCGATATTTTGAACGTTTTAAAACACTAA
- a CDS encoding AraC family transcriptional regulator — MKLHLLNRSSSNESSFTVTRNRHPYFLKIWHYHPELELVLIEKSSGTRFIGDSIQKFEAGEVVLLGKNLPHMWLNDEVYIKSGNLIAEAIAIHFNEDFFGASFFERPEFAKISKLIKRADRGLKFNKVDEDLKNMIRKLLKKDSFSRAIALLEILHRLASHKNHESLSSLGYINSFVAEENDRLHKIHEYVFNNFKKVINANEVAQEIGMNASAFSRFFKKNHRKTFTKYLNEIRVGYACKLLLESQSKITAIAYESGFNNISNFNRQFKACKQMTPKEYIKYHRTI; from the coding sequence ATGAAGCTGCACTTACTCAACAGAAGTAGTTCAAACGAATCATCGTTTACCGTTACCCGCAACCGCCATCCGTATTTTTTGAAAATATGGCATTACCATCCTGAGCTCGAATTGGTGCTTATCGAAAAAAGCAGCGGCACCCGGTTTATCGGTGACAGTATTCAAAAATTTGAAGCTGGTGAGGTAGTGCTACTGGGTAAGAACCTGCCCCATATGTGGCTCAATGACGAAGTGTATATCAAAAGTGGCAACTTAATAGCCGAGGCCATTGCCATTCATTTCAATGAAGACTTTTTTGGGGCGTCTTTTTTTGAACGCCCCGAATTTGCAAAGATTTCCAAGCTTATAAAAAGAGCCGATAGAGGTTTGAAATTCAACAAGGTTGATGAAGACCTAAAAAACATGATCAGGAAGTTGCTCAAAAAAGATTCTTTCTCTAGAGCGATTGCCCTTCTTGAAATATTGCACCGATTGGCTTCCCATAAAAACCATGAATCCTTATCAAGTCTAGGGTATATCAATTCATTTGTTGCCGAAGAGAATGACCGTTTGCACAAAATTCATGAATACGTATTCAACAATTTCAAAAAGGTCATCAATGCCAATGAAGTTGCCCAAGAAATTGGCATGAATGCTTCGGCCTTCAGTCGCTTTTTTAAAAAAAATCACCGTAAGACCTTTACCAAATACCTGAATGAGATCAGAGTGGGTTATGCTTGCAAGCTACTGCTCGAAAGTCAAAGCAAAATTACCGCAATTGCCTACGAGTCTGGTTTCAACAATATTTCAAACTTCAATCGTCAGTTCAAGGCTTGCAAACAGATGACCCCAAAAGAGTATATTAAATATCATAGAACTATATAA
- a CDS encoding L-fuconate dehydratase yields MHTLVAIEVKDIRFPTSSSLDGSDAMNPDPDYSAAYAILKTDHPDGLEGHGLTFTIGRGNELCAAAIKAMSHLVIGKTLDSFTQDMGAFYRMVTGDSQLRWLGPEKGVIHLATGALVNAIWDLYAKVENKPLWKLLADMTPEQLVTCIDFSYITDAITYEEALSILKKQEAAKQERIDQLLQNGYPAYTTSAGWLGYSDEKIKRLCRKAKEEGFTHMKMKVGANLKDDMRRAALIREEIGNDLKLMMDANQKWDVDEAISNIESLKKFNPWWIEEPTSPDDILGHAKIAKAISPVKVATGEHCQNRVIFKQFMQANAMHFCQIDSCRVGGVNENLAIMLMAAKFDIPVCPHAGGVGLCEYVQHLSMVDFICISGSMQNRVIEYVDHLHEHFLEPVVIKNGAYMPPSAPGYSIEMKATSLKEYSFPNGKAWRKQPKPEML; encoded by the coding sequence ATGCACACCCTAGTAGCCATTGAGGTCAAGGACATTCGGTTTCCGACAAGTAGTTCGCTTGATGGCTCTGATGCCATGAACCCCGACCCTGATTATTCCGCAGCCTACGCTATTTTAAAAACCGACCACCCCGATGGTCTGGAAGGGCATGGGTTGACATTTACTATCGGCAGGGGAAATGAATTATGTGCCGCAGCCATAAAAGCAATGTCACACCTGGTCATTGGCAAAACCCTTGACAGTTTTACACAAGACATGGGAGCTTTTTATAGAATGGTCACCGGTGACAGCCAGTTGCGGTGGTTGGGGCCAGAAAAAGGAGTGATCCATCTAGCTACAGGAGCCTTGGTAAATGCCATATGGGATCTTTACGCAAAGGTCGAGAACAAGCCCCTTTGGAAGCTCTTGGCAGACATGACCCCCGAACAACTGGTGACCTGTATTGATTTCTCCTATATCACTGATGCCATCACATACGAAGAGGCCCTTTCAATTCTAAAAAAACAAGAGGCCGCCAAGCAAGAACGTATCGACCAGCTCTTGCAAAATGGTTATCCGGCCTATACCACCTCGGCCGGTTGGCTAGGCTATTCAGACGAAAAAATAAAACGCCTGTGCCGTAAGGCCAAAGAAGAAGGGTTCACCCATATGAAAATGAAGGTCGGGGCCAATTTAAAAGATGATATGCGCAGGGCGGCATTGATCAGGGAAGAAATAGGCAATGACCTGAAATTGATGATGGACGCCAACCAAAAATGGGATGTGGACGAGGCCATTTCAAATATTGAATCGCTAAAAAAATTCAATCCTTGGTGGATAGAAGAGCCCACGAGCCCCGATGACATCTTGGGCCATGCCAAAATCGCCAAAGCAATTTCACCCGTTAAGGTCGCCACAGGTGAGCATTGCCAAAACAGGGTCATTTTCAAACAATTCATGCAAGCGAATGCCATGCACTTCTGCCAAATCGATAGCTGCAGGGTAGGTGGGGTCAATGAAAACCTGGCCATTATGTTGATGGCCGCAAAATTTGATATTCCCGTGTGCCCACATGCCGGTGGGGTAGGCCTCTGTGAATATGTACAGCACCTTTCGATGGTCGATTTTATCTGTATCAGTGGCAGCATGCAAAATAGGGTCATCGAATATGTAGATCACCTTCACGAACATTTTCTAGAGCCCGTGGTCATCAAAAATGGAGCCTATATGCCCCCAAGTGCCCCCGGTTATAGTATTGAAATGAAAGCGACCTCCCTGAAGGAATATTCGTTTCCAAATGGAAAAGCATGGCGAAAACAACCAAAACCTGAAATGTTATGA
- a CDS encoding alpha-L-fucosidase: protein MKPNFKLVVILMLFCILVSGQGQKDYTPTKENIEARKWFQDAKFGLFVHWGIYSVLGDGEWVMNNQNIPIDMYEKLPSFFNPIGYNAEEWVKMAKDAGMKYITITSRHHDGFSMFDTQANDYDIVTATPYKKDVLKTLAEACRKENIKLFFYYSLLDWHHDDYFPRGRTGKGIAGRAETGNWDNYIAFMKTQLTELLTNYGEIGGIWFDGHWDQMGWDGKKYGRLKVDWHYDELYKLIHDLQPQALIGNNHHLAPIEGEDFQMFEKDLPGKNTTGWGTDASDIGNLPFEVCETINGSWGFNLQDQKHKSEKELVQYVVKAAGYGSNLLLNVGPMPNGKIQEEHQKSLKAMGEWMRKNGETIYGTRSGPIPPSEKMASTQKGKKVYLHLLDENENVVFLKGYSPKIKSIKRYDDGARVSYERTKYGLLLDVPKDERNTIDTIVEITLQ, encoded by the coding sequence ATGAAACCCAACTTCAAGCTTGTCGTTATCCTTATGCTTTTTTGTATTCTGGTTTCTGGCCAAGGGCAAAAAGACTATACCCCAACCAAAGAAAACATTGAGGCCAGAAAGTGGTTTCAAGATGCCAAATTTGGCCTGTTTGTCCATTGGGGCATTTATAGCGTTCTTGGTGATGGCGAATGGGTGATGAACAACCAGAACATACCGATAGACATGTATGAAAAATTGCCCTCTTTCTTCAATCCCATAGGGTATAATGCCGAAGAATGGGTGAAAATGGCAAAGGATGCGGGCATGAAGTATATTACCATCACCAGCCGTCACCACGATGGTTTTTCGATGTTCGACACCCAAGCCAATGATTATGATATTGTGACTGCCACTCCCTATAAAAAAGATGTCTTGAAAACATTGGCCGAAGCATGCAGAAAAGAAAACATCAAACTGTTCTTCTATTATTCGCTGCTCGACTGGCACCACGATGACTATTTTCCCCGCGGCAGAACCGGAAAAGGGATAGCGGGAAGGGCTGAAACAGGAAACTGGGACAACTATATCGCTTTTATGAAAACCCAATTGACAGAACTGTTGACCAACTATGGTGAAATTGGTGGTATTTGGTTCGATGGGCATTGGGACCAAATGGGCTGGGACGGCAAAAAATATGGCAGACTCAAGGTCGATTGGCACTATGACGAGCTGTACAAACTCATACACGACCTACAACCACAGGCCCTAATAGGCAATAACCATCACTTGGCACCCATTGAGGGCGAAGATTTTCAAATGTTCGAAAAAGACCTCCCGGGCAAGAATACCACAGGTTGGGGCACTGATGCTTCCGATATCGGCAATCTGCCGTTCGAAGTGTGTGAGACCATCAACGGGTCATGGGGCTTCAATCTTCAAGACCAAAAACACAAATCTGAAAAAGAACTCGTTCAATACGTTGTAAAGGCTGCAGGCTATGGTAGCAATCTATTGCTAAATGTCGGGCCGATGCCCAATGGAAAAATACAGGAAGAACACCAAAAATCCCTCAAGGCAATGGGCGAATGGATGCGCAAAAACGGTGAGACCATCTATGGTACCCGTAGTGGACCGATTCCACCTTCCGAAAAAATGGCCTCCACCCAAAAAGGGAAAAAGGTATATCTGCACCTGCTTGATGAGAATGAAAATGTGGTTTTCTTGAAAGGGTACAGTCCAAAAATAAAGAGTATAAAACGCTACGATGACGGCGCTCGCGTATCGTATGAAAGAACAAAGTATGGTCTTTTGCTCGATGTGCCGAAAGACGAAAGAAATACTATCGATACCATTGTTGAAATAACCTTGCAATAA
- a CDS encoding SDR family NAD(P)-dependent oxidoreductase produces the protein MTSFDYSGKTVIVTGGGSGIGKALSKRFALGGAKVYILEFKQENGRQVEKEINDEGGTAHYYHCDVADHEQVKKVVGAIILESQIDILVNNAGIAHIGNIEATTENDMDKLYQVNIKGIYNCIHACISNMKQQGHGIILNMASIASSVGISDRFAYSMTKGAALTMTYSVAKDYVDFGIRCNSISPARVHTPFVDGFLNKNYPGKEKEMFEKLSKTQPIGRMATPDEVAHLALYLCSDEAAFITGTDFPIDGGFIKLNG, from the coding sequence ATGACTTCATTTGATTACAGCGGAAAAACGGTGATCGTGACCGGTGGTGGCAGCGGTATCGGAAAGGCATTGTCAAAACGGTTTGCCCTTGGTGGAGCCAAGGTATACATATTGGAATTCAAGCAAGAAAATGGGCGGCAGGTTGAAAAAGAGATCAATGATGAAGGAGGAACCGCCCATTATTACCATTGCGATGTAGCTGACCACGAACAGGTAAAAAAAGTCGTTGGGGCGATTATTTTAGAAAGTCAAATCGATATCTTGGTCAACAATGCCGGCATTGCCCACATCGGCAACATTGAAGCGACCACTGAAAACGATATGGACAAGCTCTACCAAGTGAACATCAAGGGAATCTATAATTGCATACACGCCTGTATCAGCAATATGAAACAGCAGGGGCACGGCATCATATTGAACATGGCTTCGATAGCTTCCTCGGTCGGAATTTCAGACCGGTTCGCCTATTCGATGACCAAAGGTGCGGCGTTGACCATGACCTATTCCGTGGCCAAAGATTATGTCGATTTCGGCATTCGCTGCAATAGTATTTCCCCGGCACGCGTGCACACCCCCTTTGTTGATGGCTTTCTCAATAAAAACTATCCGGGAAAGGAAAAGGAAATGTTCGAAAAACTGTCAAAGACACAACCGATCGGGCGCATGGCCACCCCCGACGAAGTGGCCCATCTGGCCCTATATCTATGTTCTGATGAAGCTGCTTTCATCACGGGCACTGACTTTCCTATAGATGGTGGATTTATAAAATTGAACGGTTAA
- a CDS encoding alpha-L-fucosidase — protein MKKNSLKTKLPYLSFLLFLFVVDMVMAQAIYEDERYVPETDQLVLKKLDQWQDLKFGLLMHWGPYSQWGIVESWSICPEEYGWCERKKGSNPNNYFEYVKEYENLQTTFDPVKFNPEKWAKAAKKAGMKYVVFTTKHHDGFSMFDSKYTDYKSTGPKTPFNKNPRANITKEIFDAFRGEGLWTGAYFSKPDWHSPYYWDPYYPPRDRNVNYEPEANPEKWNKFVEFTHNQILELLTDYGKVDILWLDGGWVAKTPKSQITSWYDAQLKNNDNGYLKHRIVNQDIRMDELVTKAREKQPGLIVVDRAVHGKNQNYLTPENRVPEKPLPYPWESCIIAGGGWSYTFNANYMSTNKAVHTLVDIVAKGGNLLLNIAPSPEGELDEEAYRLLEGIGDWMNVNGEAIYGTEAMAPYKYGNVCVTSTPDGNIYLIYLMDEEETSLPSTVAFEGLPIKKGNKASILGVDGNIKWAKNDERLTFEIPDSAKRKLQGTPAFVIKIK, from the coding sequence ATGAAAAAAAACAGTTTAAAAACCAAACTGCCCTACCTGTCTTTTCTATTGTTTCTGTTTGTGGTAGACATGGTCATGGCCCAGGCGATCTATGAAGACGAACGCTATGTACCTGAAACCGATCAATTGGTGCTGAAAAAACTGGACCAATGGCAAGATCTCAAATTCGGGTTGTTGATGCACTGGGGCCCATACAGTCAATGGGGCATTGTAGAATCATGGTCTATCTGCCCTGAAGAATACGGCTGGTGTGAGCGCAAAAAGGGCTCTAATCCCAACAACTATTTTGAGTATGTAAAAGAGTATGAAAACTTGCAGACCACTTTTGACCCAGTGAAGTTCAATCCTGAAAAATGGGCAAAAGCAGCCAAAAAAGCGGGCATGAAATACGTGGTCTTCACCACCAAGCACCATGACGGCTTCAGCATGTTCGATTCAAAATACACCGATTACAAGAGTACCGGCCCCAAGACCCCGTTCAACAAAAATCCCAGAGCCAATATCACCAAAGAGATTTTTGATGCCTTTAGGGGTGAAGGCTTATGGACTGGCGCCTATTTTTCAAAACCCGATTGGCACAGTCCCTATTATTGGGATCCCTACTACCCTCCGAGAGATAGAAACGTGAACTACGAACCAGAGGCAAACCCAGAAAAGTGGAACAAATTTGTTGAGTTCACCCATAACCAGATTCTCGAATTGCTCACAGATTATGGCAAAGTCGATATTCTTTGGTTAGATGGGGGTTGGGTCGCCAAAACACCAAAATCGCAGATTACCAGTTGGTACGATGCCCAACTTAAGAATAATGATAATGGCTATCTCAAACATAGAATAGTGAACCAAGACATCCGTATGGATGAATTGGTAACCAAAGCAAGGGAAAAACAACCAGGGCTCATCGTGGTCGATAGGGCCGTGCACGGCAAAAACCAAAACTATCTCACTCCTGAAAATCGAGTGCCCGAAAAACCGTTGCCCTACCCTTGGGAGTCTTGTATCATTGCCGGAGGAGGTTGGTCATACACGTTCAATGCCAATTATATGAGCACCAACAAAGCCGTCCACACCTTGGTCGACATTGTCGCCAAAGGGGGCAATTTGCTGCTGAACATCGCCCCAAGCCCTGAAGGGGAATTGGACGAGGAGGCCTATCGACTACTTGAGGGCATTGGTGACTGGATGAATGTCAACGGCGAGGCCATTTACGGCACCGAAGCGATGGCCCCGTACAAATATGGGAATGTCTGTGTCACCTCAACACCTGATGGAAACATTTATTTGATCTACTTGATGGATGAAGAAGAAACATCACTTCCATCGACCGTAGCATTTGAAGGGCTACCCATCAAAAAGGGAAACAAGGCATCGATTTTAGGTGTCGATGGAAACATCAAATGGGCCAAAAATGACGAACGGTTGACATTTGAAATACCTGATTCGGCCAAAAGGAAACTACAGGGCACACCAGCATTTGTCATCAAAATAAAATAG
- a CDS encoding fumarylacetoacetate hydrolase family protein — protein MKLIRFGTIGKEKPGVLLSNGKRVDVSDFTHDYDELFFASDGISKLRSWLGKNTEKCPVIENSVRLGPPIRRPSKIVCVGLNYAKHASESGMAIPKEPVLFFKATSAIVGPNDDVIIPKESQKTDWEVELAIVMGKKTNYVDEKTAMKHVAGYVLHNDYSERTFQLEREGQWVKGKSCDTFAPLGPYLVTKDEVKDPHSLDLWLKVNGETMQHSNTSDFVFGIPKLVSYISQFMTLLPGDIISTGTPFGVGLGLNPPRYLRPGDVVELGIDGLGSSKQHIKAFGEK, from the coding sequence ATGAAACTGATACGGTTCGGAACAATAGGAAAAGAAAAGCCAGGGGTGCTGCTTTCAAATGGCAAGCGAGTGGATGTTTCAGACTTTACTCACGATTATGATGAACTTTTTTTCGCAAGTGATGGTATTTCAAAGCTGAGAAGCTGGTTGGGCAAAAATACGGAAAAGTGTCCTGTAATCGAAAACAGTGTACGCTTGGGACCCCCAATAAGGAGGCCTTCAAAAATAGTCTGCGTGGGGCTGAACTACGCCAAGCATGCCAGCGAAAGTGGCATGGCCATCCCCAAAGAGCCCGTATTGTTCTTCAAGGCCACTTCGGCCATTGTAGGGCCAAACGATGATGTGATCATTCCTAAAGAAAGTCAAAAAACCGATTGGGAAGTCGAACTGGCCATTGTCATGGGCAAAAAAACCAACTACGTTGATGAGAAAACCGCGATGAAACACGTTGCCGGTTATGTGCTGCACAATGATTACAGTGAGCGTACATTTCAATTGGAACGTGAAGGCCAATGGGTAAAGGGAAAAAGTTGTGACACCTTTGCGCCCTTAGGCCCCTATTTGGTCACCAAAGATGAAGTCAAAGACCCGCATAGTCTAGACCTATGGCTGAAAGTGAACGGAGAGACCATGCAGCATAGCAACACTTCAGATTTTGTGTTCGGTATTCCGAAACTGGTCAGTTATATAAGTCAGTTCATGACACTGCTGCCCGGTGACATTATATCAACGGGAACCCCTTTTGGTGTTGGCCTCGGCCTAAACCCTCCCCGTTACTTGAGACCGGGCGATGTGGTCGAATTGGGCATCGATGGGCTTGGAAGCTCAAAACAACATATCAAAGCCTTTGGGGAAAAATGA
- a CDS encoding amidohydrolase family protein, whose product MRIDAHQHFWTYDPKAHSWISSSMKAIRKDFMPCNLAKILKYNQIDGCVAVQAEQSEEETDFLLKCAEEHPFIKGVVGWLDLCADDIETALEKYSKNPFLKGLRHIVQDEPDDYYMLRPDFRNGISQLAKYGLTYDILIYPRQLPTALELVKKFPKQRFIIDHMAKPKINGVVEKYWAHYMKELGKRKNVFCKVSGLVTETSWGKWRVRDFYPYLDVVFDSFDIDRIVFGSDWPVCLLSGKYHEVLSIVLKYVSRFPKEAQDKIIGLNAISFYNLTETP is encoded by the coding sequence ATGAGAATCGACGCCCACCAACATTTTTGGACATACGACCCAAAAGCACATTCATGGATCAGCTCATCCATGAAAGCCATCCGAAAAGATTTCATGCCGTGCAACTTGGCCAAAATACTCAAGTACAACCAAATTGATGGTTGTGTGGCAGTACAGGCCGAACAATCAGAAGAAGAGACCGATTTTTTGCTGAAATGTGCCGAAGAACACCCGTTCATCAAAGGCGTGGTCGGCTGGTTGGATCTATGTGCCGATGATATTGAAACAGCTTTGGAGAAGTATTCTAAAAATCCGTTTCTCAAAGGGCTTCGACATATCGTACAAGACGAGCCCGATGATTATTATATGCTAAGGCCCGATTTTCGAAATGGCATTTCACAGCTCGCCAAATACGGTTTGACATACGATATCTTGATTTACCCCCGACAATTGCCCACTGCACTCGAATTGGTCAAAAAATTTCCGAAACAACGATTCATCATTGACCATATGGCCAAACCCAAAATAAATGGTGTTGTCGAAAAATATTGGGCCCACTACATGAAAGAATTGGGCAAACGCAAAAATGTATTTTGCAAAGTTTCAGGTCTGGTTACCGAGACATCTTGGGGCAAATGGCGTGTACGTGACTTTTATCCTTACCTTGACGTAGTCTTTGACTCTTTTGACATTGACAGGATCGTATTTGGCTCTGATTGGCCCGTATGCCTGCTGTCTGGCAAATACCATGAAGTATTGTCAATAGTGTTGAAATATGTGTCGAGATTTCCGAAAGAAGCACAAGACAAAATCATAGGGTTGAACGCCATATCATTTTATAACTTGACCGAAACACCATAA